In a single window of the Pelagibacterium sp. 26DY04 genome:
- a CDS encoding DUF2934 domain-containing protein: MNTAREDAIRTRAHQIWEKEGRPEGRDRDHWQAAEQEMADGRLADQPDMGDDLENDPGIGYSRGTATEDIEALEGDNTLEGDVMNDPDADGSINPARRGRTNK, encoded by the coding sequence ATGAACACTGCACGGGAAGACGCCATCCGCACGAGGGCTCACCAGATCTGGGAAAAGGAAGGTCGTCCTGAGGGACGCGATAGGGACCATTGGCAAGCGGCCGAGCAGGAAATGGCCGATGGGCGCTTGGCCGATCAGCCCGATATGGGAGACGATCTCGAGAACGACCCGGGCATCGGCTACAGCCGCGGGACCGCGACAGAGGACATCGAAGCGCTCGAGGGCGACAACACGCTCGAAGGCGATGTGATGAACGATCCCGACGCCGATGGGAGCATCAATCCGGCGCGTCGCGGGCGCACCAACAAGTAG
- a CDS encoding DNA topoisomerase IB — MAIADPGLSNGCLRYVNDDEPGIIRRRRGKGFIYIRDSGRPVAREGDIARINALAIPPAWTDVWICPDPDGHIQATGRDQKGRKQYRYHDQWHADRGMAKYALMADFAASLPRIRKAVDADLRLRGLPREKVVASIVWLLDNTMIRVGNDSYVKDNKSFGLTTLRARHLDVSGSKLHFHFNGKSGKTWDVGIADRRMSRILKTIEDLPGQRLFRYRDEEGRLHDVGSHDVNAYIRATIGERFSSKDFRTWGGTMRALTLLAQTEVPDTKTARARTLNAVIDAVSRKLGNTRAVCRACYIHPAVFERWEQGKLADDVAAIRAKRPRRAGLDAEECIAALWLQKFAGG; from the coding sequence ATGGCCATTGCCGATCCCGGCCTCTCGAACGGGTGCCTTCGCTATGTCAATGACGACGAGCCCGGCATCATCCGCCGTCGTCGCGGAAAAGGTTTCATCTATATCCGCGACAGTGGCCGCCCGGTCGCCCGGGAAGGCGACATCGCCCGCATCAACGCGCTTGCCATCCCGCCCGCCTGGACCGACGTGTGGATCTGCCCCGATCCTGACGGTCATATCCAGGCCACCGGGCGCGACCAGAAGGGGCGCAAGCAGTATCGCTACCACGATCAATGGCATGCCGATCGCGGCATGGCCAAATATGCGCTGATGGCCGATTTCGCCGCCAGCCTTCCCAGAATCCGCAAAGCGGTCGATGCCGATCTGCGCCTGCGCGGCCTGCCGCGTGAAAAGGTCGTGGCGTCCATCGTCTGGTTGTTGGACAATACCATGATCCGGGTCGGCAATGACAGCTATGTCAAGGACAACAAAAGCTTCGGCCTCACCACCCTGAGGGCGCGCCATCTCGATGTCTCCGGGTCCAAACTGCATTTCCACTTCAATGGCAAATCGGGCAAGACATGGGATGTCGGCATCGCCGACCGGCGTATGTCGCGCATACTCAAGACCATCGAGGATCTGCCGGGCCAGCGTCTGTTCCGCTATCGCGACGAGGAGGGGCGGCTCCATGACGTGGGCTCGCACGACGTCAATGCCTATATCCGCGCGACCATCGGGGAGCGCTTCAGCTCCAAGGATTTCCGCACTTGGGGTGGCACCATGCGCGCGCTGACGCTCCTCGCGCAGACCGAAGTGCCCGACACCAAGACCGCACGCGCGCGAACCCTCAACGCCGTGATCGACGCCGTTTCGCGCAAACTCGGCAATACGCGCGCCGTATGCCGTGCCTGCTACATTCATCCCGCCGTTTTCGAGCGCTGGGAGCAGGGAAAGCTCGCCGACGATGTGGCTGCGATCCGCGCGAAGCGCCCGCGCCGCGCAGGGCTCGACGCGGAAGAATGCATTGCGGCCCTCTGGCTGCAAAAGTTCGCAGGTGGGTAG
- a CDS encoding glucose 1-dehydrogenase, producing the protein MANQPAQHQDRQPGREGEMNPQPEYTPFYPGSGRLDGKVAIVTGGDSGIGRAVSVLFAREGAKVVIVYLDEDEDAEATRAIVEEEGSEALLIAGDVGDPDFCKAVAERALTAFGRIDILINNAAEQHIREDIADLDADAMKEVFETNIYGYFHMVQAVIDHFEEGARIINTASIVAYRGHPQLVDYAMTKGAIVALTRSLAARFAEKKILVNAVAPGPIWTPLIPASFPPEMVKEFGSSTPLKRPGQPNEVAPAYLLLACEDGRFMTGQTIHVDGGEFPSS; encoded by the coding sequence ATGGCCAACCAACCCGCTCAGCACCAGGACCGGCAACCGGGTCGCGAAGGGGAAATGAATCCCCAGCCCGAATACACGCCTTTTTATCCAGGAAGCGGCAGGCTTGATGGGAAAGTCGCGATCGTCACTGGCGGAGATTCCGGTATCGGTCGCGCCGTCAGCGTCCTTTTCGCGCGTGAGGGGGCCAAGGTCGTGATCGTTTATCTTGATGAGGACGAGGACGCCGAAGCGACCCGGGCCATCGTCGAGGAAGAGGGCAGCGAAGCGCTGCTGATCGCCGGCGATGTCGGTGATCCCGATTTTTGCAAAGCAGTTGCCGAGCGAGCCTTGACGGCCTTTGGCCGCATCGACATCCTCATCAACAACGCAGCCGAGCAGCACATCCGCGAAGACATCGCAGACCTCGACGCCGATGCCATGAAAGAGGTGTTCGAAACCAACATCTATGGCTATTTCCATATGGTGCAGGCGGTAATCGACCATTTCGAGGAAGGCGCCCGCATCATCAACACAGCCTCCATCGTGGCCTATCGCGGGCATCCGCAATTGGTGGATTACGCCATGACAAAAGGCGCCATCGTTGCGCTTACCCGCTCGCTGGCCGCCCGGTTTGCCGAAAAGAAGATCTTGGTAAACGCGGTTGCTCCCGGCCCGATCTGGACGCCGCTGATCCCCGCCAGTTTCCCACCCGAGATGGTCAAGGAATTCGGCTCTTCGACGCCCCTCAAGCGTCCCGGCCAGCCCAATGAGGTCGCTCCGGCCTACCTGTTGCTCGCCTGCGAGGACGGAAGGTTCATGACGGGTCAGACCATCCATGTGGATGGCGGAGAGTTCCCGAGCAGCTGA